The region AATTCGCAGATTTACAATTTTTTCCGCAAGATATTTGGCATCTTGCTCGGTGTCATCCTCCCCTACCCCTAAAAAAACAGTTAAGCCTTTTTTAATACTACTGACTACTTGCTCTTCCACCATCACACTTGCAGTGTCAGTTCGTTGGACAACAGCCCGCATGCATCAGACACCTCCTAAGGTTTGTGTCATACGGTGTACATTAAATACATCCTGGACCCGGCGCATTTTAGTCATAATATGTTCTAACTGGGTCAGATTGCCGATATCAAGGTCCATTGTAATAACGGCAGTTTTATTTTTTTGTACTCGGGCGTTAAGCGAAGTGATATTTATCTTAGAGTCGGCGGCCACCATCATGATATCTGATAACAGATTAGGCCGGTCCATGCCGATAATTTCAATAGATACCTTATAAAGGGTGTCGCCCGGTACATCCCAGTTGACTTCAATCATGCGCTCATATTCTTCAGGATTGTTTAATATGTTAGGACAATCAGCGCGATGCACCGACACCCCCCGCCCTCTAGTTATATATCCGACTATAGCATCGCCAGGCAAGGGATTGCAACACCGGGCAAGCCTTACCATAAGTCCGGACTCACCTTTCACCAAAATACCATGGCTGGCTTTGTTTTTAGGCCGTTTAGGCTTAAGCTCGGCTAACATTGCTGACACATCAGGAGGAGTTGTACTTTTTAACTCCTTTTTATGCATTTCAATCAGCTTGGTCATAACGCCATGCAAAGTAACTCCGCCATAGCCCAAACCTTCAAATAAATCGTCTTCATTGGACACATTAAGTTTTTTGGCTACTTCACTCAGACGGTCACCTTTAATAAGATCGCGCCATTCGTAACCAAGCTTCTTGCTCTCACGTTCCACCATTTCCCGGCCTTTGGCAATGTTTTCTTCACGCTTTTCCTTTTTAAACCATTGCCGGATTTTATTACGTGTTTCAGAGGAACCTACAACATTTAGCCAGTCACGGCTGGGACCATTACATTGTTTGCTAGTAATTATTTCAACAATATCGCCATTGGTAAGTTTATATTCCAGAGGTACAATCTTACCGTTAACTTTGGCGCCGACACAGCGGTGACCGACATCTGTATGGATACGATAGGCAAAGTCGATAGGCACCGATCCGGCCGGCAAATCAATTACATCACCACGAGGCGTAAAAACAAATACCTCATCGGCAAAGACGTCAAGTTTTACTGTTTCAATAAATTCACGCGGGTCACGCAAATCACGGTGCCATTCCAATAATTGTCTCAGCCATGCCAATTTTTGGTCGGTATCCTTGTGAGCGCCTTTACTGCCTTCTTTATACCGCCAATGTGCCGCAATACCGTATTCGGAAATACGGTGCATATCTAAAGTGCGGATTTGAATTTCCAGGGGTTGGCCGGACTGGCCGATAACAGTAGTGTGGAGTGACTGGTAGCCATTAGATTTAGGCATGGCAATATAATCCTTAAACCTGCCTGGTAATGGTTTCCATAAAGTGTGAACAATTCCTAATGCCCCATAACAGTCTTTTACAGTGTCAACAACAATCCGGATAGCTGATAAGTCATAAATTTCATTGACATCTTGTTTGTGATTTTTTTTCATTTTTTTATAGATACTGTAAAAATGTTTAGGCCGGCCTTGAATTTCGGCACTAATGCCGACCGCTTCAAGACGTTCACTCATAAGGGTAATGGCTTCAGTGATGATTTCCTCACGTTCTTTGCGCTTTTGCTTGACCTGTTCTACAAGTTTATAATACTTTTCCGGCTCCAAAAACCGGAATGATAAGTCTTCCAGCTCCCACTTAATATTGGAGATACCAAGACGATGCGCCAATGGCGCAAAAATCTCCAGCGTTTCGCGGGAAATTTCCTGCTGCTTATGCGGCGCCATATATTTAAGAGTTCTCATATTATGTAATCTATCCGCAAGTTTTATCAACACGACTCGGATATCCTTGGCCATAGCCAGGAACATCTTGCGATAGTTTTCCAACTGTTGCTCTTCTTTTGATTTATACTCGATACGGCTTAATTTTGTAACCCCATCAACCAGCATGGCAATTTCTTTACCGAATTCTTTCTCCAGCATCTCCAGGGTAACCTCGGTATCTTCCACCACATCATGGAGTAAGCTGGCACTGATTGTGACAGCGTCAATTTGTAAATCGGCCAGGATAGTAGCAACCCCTAGCGGGTGGCAGATATATTCTTCGCCAGATACCCTAAGTTGACCGGCATGGGCGCTGTATGCCAACTGATAAGCTTTGTCCACCAGCGATAACGGCGCGTCAGGTTGGTAAGACTTGATTTTGGCTATTAAATTTTCAATATTTGGCTTGTTATCCTTTTTGCCTTGCACATCGCTGCCCATACCCCACCTCATACAACGTTACTGCTATAATGTATATTATAATTCAAGTTAGTATTTAATTAGCGAGGTTATATCATATCCATTTAAAACTTCCCGGCCGTTTAAGAACGACAGTTCAATCAAGAAAGCCAATCCGACAACTTGCCCACCTAAACGTTCAACAAGTTTGATTGTGGCCATCGTAGTACCACCGGTTGCCAGCAAATCATCAGCAATTAAAACTTTACTACCCGGTTCAATAGCGTCTTTATGGATTTCCAAGGCGTCTTTTCCATATTCCAGTGAATATTCGTAACTTATAGTTTCAGCCGGCAACTTACCGGGCTTACGAATCGGAACAAAACCTGCTCCCAACACATAAGCGACCGGGGCACCGATAGCAAATCCCCGCGCTTCTGGTCCAAGCACTACGTCAATATGCTGCTTCTGATAGTGTTCTGCCAACATATCAATAGCCAAACGAAAAGCCTTCCCATCTTTGAGTAAGGTGGTGATATCCTTAAACTGAATTCCCTGCTGGGGAAAATCGGGTATATTTCTTATTTTTTCCCGTAGATTCATTAATGAACCTCCTCAAACTGAATATGCTGAGTTGAATATTCTTCACGCATCTTCAAACATTTACAAAATGTAGGCGAATCTGATAGATTAAGTTTTTTTAGTGGTGATGGCTTGAGGCAGATAGTAACTACTCCTTCAGTTCCAACTTCTATTGTCAGCAGATTTAATTCCGTGAGTATCGTTAAAGCCATGTCAACAACTTGTTCAGGCAAAAAAGTTTGATAATTTTCAAGAATTTTACTGGAAACATGTTGCAAAGACAAATTATATTGGCCTGTTTTGTTGAATTCTTTAATAGTCAGGTACACTTGTCTAATGCAGTCGCGGTCAGGCGCTATCTGGTCCAGCTTAGCTTTTATCTCTTTGCTGCTAAGTGATTGACGGATATCATGCGCGATCAGTTGCAGGTTCTTATGCCCTTGCCACTCATTAATATTCGGCACAAATACCAAATCTATATTTTCTTCGCAGCTAAGACTATCTGATAATTCTCCCATATTCCAGGCGATTACATCATTAACTGTGGTATTATTTAACTTAAGTTTCAGGTGGCGGCTTTGTTGCCCAATGAGTCGTTTTTCTTTAAATTGGACATTTCTACAAGCAAATAGCGGGCTGGGATTGCCAAAACCATAGGGTTCAAGACAAGCTAGTTGTTCAATAAATGCGCTACTGATTTCTTCCAGTGGTAAAAATGAATCAATGTTAAGCACGGGAACATAGTCAGCAGCGGATAATGTCTCGGCAGCAATAGCATTCAGACGATAGCAAAGGTTAGGTATATTTTCAACAGGAATTGTCAATCCTGCAGCCTGACGGTGGCCGCCAAACTGGGTTAATAAATCTGAACAACGGGTGAGTGCTGCGTAAATGTCAAACGCTGGTATACTGCGGCAGGAGCCTTTGCCATAACCATCATGTATACTAATCATTATTACCGGTTTAAAATATTTGTCCACGAGTCGTGAAGCTACAATGCCGATAACTCCTGAATGCCAATCTTCGCCAGCCAGCACCAGTACTTTAGCTGCGTTCAAATCTACTTCTGCAAGTTGGTCTTCAGCCTTGGCAAGTATAAGCTTTTCTATGGCTTGACGGGATGAGTTTTCTTCGTCTAAAAGAGTGGCCAGTTCATGTGCGTAGTTCTGATCATCGGTAATTAACAGTTCTACACCTGCCGTAGCCTGGCTAACACGCCCAACAGCATTGAGGCGCGGCGCAATGGCAAACCCCACGTTGCTGCTATCGATTTTTTTGCCGGCTAAACCACATACTTCCAACAAGGCTTTAATTCCCAAGTTGCTGGTGGTTGGCAATTGCGCCAAACCAAGTTTTACTAAAACCCGGTTTTCTCCGGTAAGAGGCACGATGTCAGCAATTGTTCCAATAGCTACAATATCAAGATAGTCAAAAAACTTATTTTCCGTCCCGTAATATTTCTGCCACAACGCTTGGCATAACTTAAAGGCCACTCCGACTCCCGCCAGGTTTTTTTCAGGGTACGGACAACCCGGTTGCTTGGGGTTAATTATTGCTAATGCAGGCGGCAATTCAGGCGGCGGTTGATGATGATCAGTTATGATTATGTCAATACAATCTAATACCGCTGAAACCTCTTTTACTGCGCTAATACCGCAATCTACTGTAATAAGCAGTTTAGTACCTGTATTTATGAGACCATCTAAAGCCGAAGCATTAAGGCCATAGCCTTCACTTTGCCTGTCAGGGATATAAAAGTTAATATTGGCACCAAGCCGGCTTAGGGTTTTGTATACAATGGCACATGATGTAATTCCATCTACATCATAGTCTCCGTAAACAGTAATCTTTTCATCGGAATTGATGGCTCGTACAATTCTACTTACAGCGATATCCATATTTTTCAACAAGTATGGATTCAAGATATATTCTGAACCGGAATATAAAAACTGGGTAGCTGATTTTTCATCAGTAACACCCCGGTTAATGAGAGTCTGGGCAATAAATTCTGATATATTGAGCTTCCGGCTGAGTTTAGCAGCCAGTTCGTGTTTGACAGGAAATAACTTCCATGCTTTCTGCAGCCTAGCCATATGGATAGTAAAGACCTCCGTAACCGTGTACTAGATAATTGTAGTATACAGTACAATATTTTGCAACTTCACATAAAGAGAGACTGAGCTTCAGGGAGGGTTTAATTGATCTGATGCTTAGTCATACTTAGCCAAGGACTTAGCCGTTTACTGACTTTGCAATTTATTTTCATATTTTGCTTTAAGTTCACGGTTTTCGTCTTCCAACTGTTGTTGTATTTGTTTGGTTTTATATAAACTGCGTCTAAGCTTAAATTGTACCAACATAGCTAACGATAAAATTGTCATAGCGCCAAAAGTAGCTGCTCCCAGAATTATGACGACCAGCGATATTTGAAAACTCCACACAAAAAAAGTTACTGTAACCGGCAATGAATTTTGTACAGCCAAGACGGCAACTAATAGCGCGAAGACAAAAGCAAATAACAAATTTACCATACATATCACACCCTATATATATGTATCAGGATAATATTCTCGCAAATAGGTAAATAATCCTTTAATTTTGACAGCAGATAAGCAAATAAAGTAACATAGATAAGAAAAACAGGCCACATGCCTGTTTTTCTGTAAATCCAATTTATATTCTGTAAATCCAATTTATATAAAGATATAAATAATGATAAGCACAATCATAGTTAATCCGCAAACAAACCTTAACATAGCCACTCCGGCCAAGCGAAAAAGAATCTGAGAAATAGTATCAGTGCGTGGTATAAGCGTCTTGCCGGCAATTAATTCCCAAACTACTAGCCCAAGAATTGGTCCTAGCAGCACATCGCTTGCCAGCATACCTGCAAAATGACTGACAGTACTGTTTACGCTAAACATGCGGGAAACTGAATAACGTTGGGTCAGGTATATCCTTAGTACCCGGCCTCCGACTTCTGCCACTACTGCTAAAACTGTCAATATTATGGCAATTACTGGTGTAAAGGTTACAAAGCCGGTAATTACTCCGTAGAGCGTTGCCCCAAACAAAATTATTAATGTGCCGGGAAACCTTTTTGACGCTGTACATAGGAGACCTATTAGCATAATAAAAGTGACTAGAAATTTTGCTAACAATTATTGCTTACCTCGTTTCGTAACAATGTCATATCATTGGTAAGGTTATTGTTACTTGTTGGGTCCCTGTTTATGTAGAAAGTAAGCGATGCACACAATGTAAACAACCATAAACAAGCCGGTGCCACTCATAATCTTAAGCATTACATCTAAACTAATAAAACTGCCAGACCAGACCAATACTCCTGCTATAGCCAACGCCGACAAAAACGGCAGTCGCGTCAATACACTTATTTGCTTAGCATTTAGCAGCATCGCGGGTACCATGGTATTGATAAATATACAGAGTAAAATACTGTTAAAGCCAAGGGATCCCCATGTACCAAAAATTTTTTCAGCAACATCAGGTAAAGGCATTTGCCCAGTTGTTCCGCCTAGTAATACTAAATGAGCCAAAAGCAGTGTAAACAGCCCCTCAAAAAATTTAGCCAATATGGCTAAAAAAACTCCAGTGGAGTCTTTGGTAGTCAGATAAGTTCCGGCTTCAACTACCAAAGCCGAACGCATGCCGCCGGCATTATAGCCGATTAGCGCTAATACCAATGGCCAACTGATATCATTAAGTGAATTTGGATTGTTTAGCGGCACGGTTTGCACGGTGTTGACTAATGCGACTAAGATGATGCCAACTGCCGGAATTAACAGCAAGGCCAAATAATTGGAAAGCTGGAGCAGTTCCCGGCCGCAACCAGTTGCTAGGCAAGAACATACTGTTATACACACTGTCATAGCAAAAATGTAGGGCATTCCTGTCAAATTATGCAACAACTGCCCGGCAAAATATCCTCCGGTCAATGCACTTGCAGGCAATGATACAGCCAATACTGCCAAAGCCAGCCCATACTTGCCGCGCACGCCAAATAAGCGTTTGGCCACCGATGTCAATTCTCGTCCGGTTTTCGCGCCGATCCATGCCGATAGTCCGGCTACAATAGCGCCAAATATCATATATGCAAAAAATATTGTAGCATATATACCGTCTCCTATTAATGCGGCCATGGCCGGAACGACAGCAACATTATCGCCGGCAATATGGACAATGGCCAGCGACAGAGCCGACACGATAACTCCCATACAATCGCCCCCCGCTTGCTTATATGATATTATCAGAGGGCAATGAAGGTGCAAAAAAGCCTGGAGCAATTACTCTCCAGGCCAAAAAAGTTTATTTGACGCCTTTAGTTTTTAATTCAATACGGCGCCGCTCTTCAAATTCTTTCCAGGTAACCCAAATTGGACTAGCATTAAATATTGAAGAGTATGCGCCACTGGCAAAGCCAATTAATAAGGCAAGCGAAAAGTTTTTAGTAGTCTCACCGCCGAAGAAATAGAGCGCAGCTGTCGCAAATAATACTGTAAGTACAGTATAAATGGAACGGGTCATGGTCTGCCAGATACTGCGGTTGACAAGTTCCTGAAATCCTTCGGTTTTCTTATGAGTTTTCAGGTTTTCTCTAATGCGGTCAAAAATAACGATGGTATCATTAATGGAGTAACCGACAATCGTCAATATAGCGGCAACAAATGAAGCGTCAATTTCTTTGTGCAGGAGCGAAAACAAGCCTAGCACAACGAATACATCGTGTACAAGCGCTATGATCCCGGAAACAGCAAACTTGAATTCAAACCGGTAAGTTATATAGACAATCATGAGCACCCAGGAA is a window of Sporomusaceae bacterium ACPt DNA encoding:
- the secF gene encoding Protein translocase subunit SecF, with the protein product MKFDIIGKRYWWFLLSLLVLIPGFISMVTQGFNLGIDFTGGTLLDLKFARPVTVAEVRDVLKDYNLENSTIQLVLTGEANSSPNVFIRSHVLSEDERRSVLKGLETKLGAFEVLRVEKVGAVIGSELTRQAIIALLISWVLMIVYITYRFEFKFAVSGIIALVHDVFVVLGLFSLLHKEIDASFVAAILTIVGYSINDTIVIFDRIRENLKTHKKTEGFQELVNRSIWQTMTRSIYTVLTVLFATAALYFFGGETTKNFSLALLIGFASGAYSSIFNASPIWVTWKEFEERRRIELKTKGVK
- the relA gene encoding GTP pyrophosphokinase, coding for MGSDVQGKKDNKPNIENLIAKIKSYQPDAPLSLVDKAYQLAYSAHAGQLRVSGEEYICHPLGVATILADLQIDAVTISASLLHDVVEDTEVTLEMLEKEFGKEIAMLVDGVTKLSRIEYKSKEEQQLENYRKMFLAMAKDIRVVLIKLADRLHNMRTLKYMAPHKQQEISRETLEIFAPLAHRLGISNIKWELEDLSFRFLEPEKYYKLVEQVKQKRKEREEIITEAITLMSERLEAVGISAEIQGRPKHFYSIYKKMKKNHKQDVNEIYDLSAIRIVVDTVKDCYGALGIVHTLWKPLPGRFKDYIAMPKSNGYQSLHTTVIGQSGQPLEIQIRTLDMHRISEYGIAAHWRYKEGSKGAHKDTDQKLAWLRQLLEWHRDLRDPREFIETVKLDVFADEVFVFTPRGDVIDLPAGSVPIDFAYRIHTDVGHRCVGAKVNGKIVPLEYKLTNGDIVEIITSKQCNGPSRDWLNVVGSSETRNKIRQWFKKEKREENIAKGREMVERESKKLGYEWRDLIKGDRLSEVAKKLNVSNEDDLFEGLGYGGVTLHGVMTKLIEMHKKELKSTTPPDVSAMLAELKPKRPKNKASHGILVKGESGLMVRLARCCNPLPGDAIVGYITRGRGVSVHRADCPNILNNPEEYERMIEVNWDVPGDTLYKVSIEIIGMDRPNLLSDIMMVAADSKINITSLNARVQKNKTAVITMDLDIGNLTQLEHIMTKMRRVQDVFNVHRMTQTLGGV
- the apt gene encoding Adenine phosphoribosyltransferase is translated as MNLREKIRNIPDFPQQGIQFKDITTLLKDGKAFRLAIDMLAEHYQKQHIDVVLGPEARGFAIGAPVAYVLGAGFVPIRKPGKLPAETISYEYSLEYGKDALEIHKDAIEPGSKVLIADDLLATGGTTMATIKLVERLGGQVVGLAFLIELSFLNGREVLNGYDITSLIKY